The following is a genomic window from Thermoproteales archaeon.
CCATATGATAATTCTCCTGTACTTTTTAATTCTTCAACAATCTCATCTAGGGGAATTCCACGATCAAGCCCTTTGTAAAGATATGGTTTTAAGCCCCAAAGGATGTTGAGTTGTCTAACTACTTTAATATTCGGAGTGAACACGTATACGTCACTTTGAGGGCGATATCGAGATATTCGCCTGGCAGTGCTACCTTTACGACTGAAAGCCACTATTTTTGACTTTAAAAGATCGGATAATATGACTACTCCCCTCGCAAATTTATCATAGATTTGCTCGTTCTCGAAAACTACTTCTTCCGGCTTTTTCTCCTCGGCTTTTATGATAATTTTTCTTAACCATGAAACGCTCTCAACGGGATATTTCCCGATTGCCGTTTCTCCAGCTAAGAGTAAGGCGTCAACGCCTTCTCTAACAGCGTGCATTACGTCAAGAACTTCCGATCTTGTCGGCATCGGGTTTTCGGTCATAGACTCCATTATCTGCGTTGCCAAAATAACGGGTTTTCCATATGATCTCGAAGTTTTAATTATCCTATCCTGTAATTCAGGGATTTCCTCAAGTCCGTAATATATTGCTAGATCTCCCCGAGCTACCAAAACGGCATCGCTAATCTTGATTATGTTCTTTAGATTTTCTACTGCTTTTTTAGTCTCAATTTTAGTGATAATTTTGATATTTTCAGCGTCTTTCTTTCTTAAAATATCCTTTAAAACTTCTATATCACCAGAATTTCTTACAAAAGACAAACCTATATAGTCGATATCGTGTTCAATACACCATTCAACGTCACGCATATCTTTCTCTGTTATAGTTGGCAAAGGAAGATCTTTACCTTGTATAGCAAACGTCTTACGTTTGCGAACTATTCCATCAGTTAATACCATGCACTCGATAGAGCTATCGCTAATGCTATCAGCTCTTAATCTAATCCTTCCCCCTTCTATCAAAAGGATATCTCCTTCAGCGATTTCATAAAAAACTTTCGATTCCGGTAGGGGGATTTCTCTAGCTTCGGCAGACCCCTCCTCACGGTTGACTAGAAAAACTTTATCACCTTTGGCAACTTCGAAATCTTCGATTTCTCCAAGTCTCACGACAGGACCTTGAAGGTCTCCGATTATAGGTATGTAAATACATCTTTTTTCCTCTATCGATCTAATGTATTCGATTGCTTTTTCCATTTCGGAAGTTTTTGCGTGCGAAAGATTTATTCTAAATCCATTAACTCCCTCTTTAGCTAGTCTACTAATTACTTGCTGGCTCCAAGAAGCCGGTCCAAGAGTGGCTATAATTTTTGTTTTTCTCAATCATTTCACCTTATTTAATCTTAGTCTAATAATTCCATAACAGATCAGCTATATTGACGTTTCCCCAGTTTTCACCAACTAGAGCGGGTTTATGTGTTTAATCAGCTCTACTGGTAAATGTTTCGGTAGTTCCTTTTTATTCTTTTCTATAAATAATTTTCTAAATAAATTAGCATTGTTATATTAGAAGATAACTAGAAATACGTGGTGGTTGAAATAGTAATATCGGGTTTTCAAACAAGATATTCAAATGGGAGTGTTCGACTTTTCTTTTGCATATTATTTGAATACTACCTTTACATCTGCGGCTAAGCAGCCTTTTCCTCTTTCAAATACGAATACAGGGTTAATGTCGATATCTAAAATCTCAGGTATATCCTCCGCTAACTTTGCAGTTCTAAGGATTACATCAACTACTTTTTCGATATCAGCTTCCGGCATTCCTCTAAAACCTTTAAGCATCTTGTAGGCTTTAGTTTCTTTAATCATTTCATAAACATCTTCGATAGATAAAGGAGAAACTCTAAAAGATACATCTTTCAGCAATTCGACAAGTATACCACCAGAACCAAACATAAGTAAGGGTCCTATTGCAGGATCCCTATGCATTCCAATGATTACTTCTCTTCCCTCAGGTATCATTTTCCTCACTACAACGCCCCTAATCTCTGCTTGAGGTGCTTTCTTTGCTACGCTTTCCATTATTTCATTATAAGCTTTGGCTACTTCCTCAGCGCTATTCAATCCGACTTTTACACCTCCCACTTCAGTCTTATGCAATATGTGTGGTGACTCGATGGACAGCACGAGAGGATACCCTATTTTCTCAGCAACGTTCACAGCTTCCTCTTCGCTTTTTGCAAGTGCTTGCTCGGGAACTGGAATACCGTATGCTTTCGCAACCATAGCGCTTTCATACGCTGTAAGCGCTTTTCTGCCTTCTTCAACAGCTCTTCTTATGATCTCGTAGGCCCTTTCTTTATCTACGTCCAGAGCAACAGGATATGTTTCTTTATGCTTTAGGAAACGCCAATAATTATATAATGCCGATAAAGCGACTACGGCTCTTTCAGGTGATTCATAACAGGGAACTCCTTCAGCTGTAAGTCTTTCACATTCTTTATGGCATTCTTCGCCACCAATAAATGAGGCAACCACTGGTTTACTTTTACCAATGCTTTTAATAGCTTCTAGTATGGCATCTCCTATATCTCTTGGCTCCGTTTGTGCTGTGTGACAATAAATGACTAGGACAGCGTGCACGCGGGGGTCTTCAAGTAGGATTTCTAGAGAGCCTCTATACCAATCTTTTGTCGCCATTCCTGTCAGATCGATAGGATTATATACGCTTCCGAAGGGAGGCATATACTCTCTGATTTTATCGGCTAAATCGGGAGGTATATCCATTAGCTTTATTCCCCTAATTTCAGCTTCATCTGTAGCCATAACTCCAGCTCCGCCACCATTTGTTAGTATCACAACGTTTTCACCTGAAGGTAGAGGGAGCTTTGAGAAAGCTATAGCCCAGTCAAATAAATCGGGGAATGTGGGGGCTCGAATAACGCCAGTTTGCTTAAAGACAGCGTCGTAGGCCACGTCAGAGCCTGCAAGAGATCCCGTATGTGATTTTATAGCGCTTATAGTTCTCTCTGCTTTACCTGCCTTTAATATTATGATAGGTTTTTTCTTTGATACTTTTTTTGCAATAGCATAAAATTCGCGGCCTCTACTGATACCTTCCAAATACAAAGTTATAACTTTCGTGTATGGGTCCTCTCCAAAAAACTCGATTAAATCTACTTCGTCTACGTCGGCTTTATTGCCTATACTGACGAGATCTGACAATCCTATATGCTTCAGCTTCGTCCATCCTATCAAGGCTATACCCAACGCGCCGCTTTGTGTAATAAAAGCGATATCTCCTTTTTCTGGAAGTTCCTGGCAAAAGCTAGCGTTCATACTTCTAACGGTATCGCATATGCCAACAATGTTTGGTCCTAAAAGCCTGATACCACCTTTTCTTGCGATTTCAACCAGCTTTTTCTCTTCTTCAGCTTTACCTATTTCCTTAAATCCTGAGGATATGACAGCTACTGCCTTGACACCTTTTTCGACGCAATCTTCTAGGACACGAGGTACTATTCTAGCTGGAACCACGATTACTGCCATATCAACAGGTTGAGGAACGTTTTTTACGGATGGGTAGCACTTCAAGCCAAGTATACTTTCAGCATGGGGATTGATCGGAAAGATTTTGTTCCTAGAGAATCCTCCTTCAATCAAGTTTTTCAAAACTTGGTGACCTATTTTATGAGGTTCTCTGGCTGCTCCAATTACTGCGACAGTTTCCGGTCTCAGCAAATATTTCAGTTTTTCGTAAATACTAGTCATATCTAATACCCTTATCCTGTTTCTATCATGCAAAAACCACAGTATGCTTAAATAGCTATCGCAGAAATATCTAAATTTTGATATTACAAATGGATAAATAGGATTATCATTGGAAAAATGTAATTTTACATTATTTAATTTTAAAAGTATTACCCTTTAATTTTACTATCATTATACTTTTGTATATATAAAGTTAGGAAAATCTTAGGCTCAACTTATTTTCAACTATAGAAATCAGTTCTTTTCGTTATTAATAAACATGTTCTAACTTGTAATTGAACATTACCAACGCTTTCTCTTGGAAAACCAAATTATTTTCTATCAATATTTATCCGTATAAAAGATATCAAGCCATAAGACATAATTAGCATCATAGCTAAAAGAAGTTTCTTAAATAACTATTTAAACCATGTATCTTTCTAATAGATTTTCTTTCTCGAGAAAGTTCAGCCAATCTACCTGCCCAGGCTTATAATTTTTCCTTTCCTTTATTATTTCAATAGCTTCCTCTAATATTTCATTTAAGTTTTTTCCAGTAGTATCCAACTCGAAAACTTTTTCTTCTCCAAAATTTGCTATAGCATCTACGAGACAAGAGTCTAAGATTTCGCTTTGAACGTTAGCTATAATTTTTTCCTTTTTATATCCTCTGTCGCGCAGCCTTTTTTCAAGCTCTAAAGGGTTCAGTCTCAGTACAATAGCCAATTCTACAAACTCTGCTGGTATAACATCAACAACGTGACCTTCAATAATGACGGTTTCACCGGGTTTAACTTCTTC
Proteins encoded in this region:
- the pyk gene encoding pyruvate kinase; protein product: MRKTKIIATLGPASWSQQVISRLAKEGVNGFRINLSHAKTSEMEKAIEYIRSIEEKRCIYIPIIGDLQGPVVRLGEIEDFEVAKGDKVFLVNREEGSAEAREIPLPESKVFYEIAEGDILLIEGGRIRLRADSISDSSIECMVLTDGIVRKRKTFAIQGKDLPLPTITEKDMRDVEWCIEHDIDYIGLSFVRNSGDIEVLKDILRKKDAENIKIITKIETKKAVENLKNIIKISDAVLVARGDLAIYYGLEEIPELQDRIIKTSRSYGKPVILATQIMESMTENPMPTRSEVLDVMHAVREGVDALLLAGETAIGKYPVESVSWLRKIIIKAEEKKPEEVVFENEQIYDKFARGVVILSDLLKSKIVAFSRKGSTARRISRYRPQSDVYVFTPNIKVVRQLNILWGLKPYLYKGLDRGIPLDEIVEELKSTGELSYGDLAIATAGLRTGTTDIIRIIRI
- a CDS encoding acetate--CoA ligase family protein, giving the protein MTSIYEKLKYLLRPETVAVIGAAREPHKIGHQVLKNLIEGGFSRNKIFPINPHAESILGLKCYPSVKNVPQPVDMAVIVVPARIVPRVLEDCVEKGVKAVAVISSGFKEIGKAEEEKKLVEIARKGGIRLLGPNIVGICDTVRSMNASFCQELPEKGDIAFITQSGALGIALIGWTKLKHIGLSDLVSIGNKADVDEVDLIEFFGEDPYTKVITLYLEGISRGREFYAIAKKVSKKKPIIILKAGKAERTISAIKSHTGSLAGSDVAYDAVFKQTGVIRAPTFPDLFDWAIAFSKLPLPSGENVVILTNGGGAGVMATDEAEIRGIKLMDIPPDLADKIREYMPPFGSVYNPIDLTGMATKDWYRGSLEILLEDPRVHAVLVIYCHTAQTEPRDIGDAILEAIKSIGKSKPVVASFIGGEECHKECERLTAEGVPCYESPERAVVALSALYNYWRFLKHKETYPVALDVDKERAYEIIRRAVEEGRKALTAYESAMVAKAYGIPVPEQALAKSEEEAVNVAEKIGYPLVLSIESPHILHKTEVGGVKVGLNSAEEVAKAYNEIMESVAKKAPQAEIRGVVVRKMIPEGREVIIGMHRDPAIGPLLMFGSGGILVELLKDVSFRVSPLSIEDVYEMIKETKAYKMLKGFRGMPEADIEKVVDVILRTAKLAEDIPEILDIDINPVFVFERGKGCLAADVKVVFK
- a CDS encoding adenylate kinase family protein, which produces MSPINTKKPRIIVITGTPGTGKTSLAYLLAEKLEYRVISLGEFAKEKNLITKYIKHLDSYDVDLEAMKKALKEEVKPGETVIIEGHVVDVIPAEFVELAIVLRLNPLELEKRLRDRGYKKEKIIANVQSEILDSCLVDAIANFGEEKVFELDTTGKNLNEILEEAIEIIKERKNYKPGQVDWLNFLEKENLLERYMV